One region of Vigna angularis cultivar LongXiaoDou No.4 chromosome 10, ASM1680809v1, whole genome shotgun sequence genomic DNA includes:
- the LOC108335727 gene encoding probable phospholipid hydroperoxide glutathione peroxidase — MASQSNTKSSVHDFTVKDARGNDVNLGDYKGKVLLIVNVASQCGLTNSNYTELNQVYDKYKGKGLEILAFPCNQFGAQEPGTNEEIVEFACTRFKAEFSIFDKVDVNGDNAAPLYKFLKSSKGGGVLGDSIKWNFSKFLVDKDGNVVDRYAPTTSPLSIEKDIKKLLDA, encoded by the exons ATGGCTAGCCAATCAAACACTAAATCATCAGTTCATGATTTCACAGTTAAA GATGCCAGGGGAAATGATGTTAATCTGGGAGATTACAAAGGAAAAGTTCTTCTCATTGTCAATGTTGCCTCACAATG TGGCTTGACTAATTCAAACTACACAGAACTGAATCAAGTATATGATAAATACAAAGGGAAAG GACTTGAAATTCTGGCATTTCCTTGCAATCAGTTTGGGGCTCAGGAACCAGGAACTAATGAAGAGATAGTGGAATTTGCTTGTACTCGCTTCAAAGCTGAGTTTTCCATTTTTGACAAG GTGGATGTGAATGGTGACAATGCTGCTCCACTGTACAAATTTCTGAAATCAAGCAAAGGTGGAGGAGTCCTTGGGGATAGTATCAAATGGAACTTCTCTAAATTTCTTGTTGACAAGGATGGGAATGTGGTTGACCGTTATGCACCAACAACTTCTCCACTAAGCATTGAG AAAGACATAAAGAAGCTGTTGGATGCATGA
- the LOC108335726 gene encoding xyloglucan-specific galacturonosyltransferase 1, whose protein sequence is MAVSISRKRPKSSSRNLEAKQSYFGLTILYNYLSRISALVFLIILIYMWSSFSTLITGNIIHVCFSTRKIDNLYCLSAGTHPSFEIPTSTNNNSSTITPGIDQGNATAEPVNFPYTPHPVTAASRLVINDTDERVANAVKVVEEQLQVHRSWRSKSNKNYATCDGNGIYVYDLPSKFNKDLVGQCRDMVPWQDFCSYLSNEGLGEPIAKLGKGWYKTHQYSLELIFHSRVLRHPCRVSDETVAKLFYVPFYGGLDILRWHFKNVSNDVKDSLSLELVNWLERQGPWKRNSGKDHVFVLGKISWDFRRSSESPWGTRLLELDKMQNPIKLLIERQPWHVNDIGIPHPTNFHPHSDNDIISWQLKIIRSNRKNLVSFAGAARANAEDNTRSALINQCTSLGDGKCHFMNCSSVKCGEAESVIELFVESEFCLQPPGDSPTRKSVFDSLISGCIPVLFDPFTAYYQYPWHLPHDHDKYSVFMDKKELTQMNVVERLANISLRERENMRRYIVYELLPGLVYGNYNAEPDKFQDAFAITMNNLFERVSMLEQPHKD, encoded by the coding sequence ATGGCAGTGTCTATATCCAGAAAAAGACCAAAATCATCATCTAGAAATCTAGAAGCTAAACAATCTTACTTTGGCCTTACAATCCTCTACAACTATCTTAGTAGAATTTCTGCTCTAGTCTTCCTCATAATCCTTATCTACATGTGGTCTTCCTTCTCTACCTTAATAACAGGAAACATCATTCATGTTTGCTTTTCCACAAGGAAAATCGATAACCTCTATTGTCTGTCTGCAGGTACTCACCCCTCCTTTGAAATACCAACCTCCACAAACAATAATAGCTCTACTATTACCCCTGGAATTGATCAGGGTAATGCAACTGCTGAACCTGTCAACTTTCCATATACCCCACATCCGGTTACTGCTGCTAGTAGACTAGTTATCAATGATACAGATGAGAGGGTTGCAAATGCTGTTAAGGTCGTTGAGGAACAATTGCAAGTCCATAGATCCTGGAGGTCAAAGTCAAACAAAAACTATGCAACTTGTGATGGTAATGGAATATACGTTTATGACTTGCCATCCAAGTTTAACAAGGACTTGGTGGGTCAATGCCGTGACATGGTTCCATGGCAGGACTTCTGCAGCTATTTAAGTAACGAGGGGTTGGGTGAGCCAATAGCCAAGCTTGGCAAAGGATGGTACAAGACTCATCAGTACtcgcttgaactcatatttcaTTCCAGAGTCTTGAGGCATCCATGCAGGGTTTCTGATGAAACGGTTGCAAAGCTATTCTATGTTCCATTCTATGGTGGTTTGGATATCTTGCGATGGCATTTCAAGAACGTGTCAAATGATGTGAAGGACAGTTTGAGTCTGGAATTGGTGAACTGGCTTGAGAGACAAGGACCGTGGAAAAGGAATTCAGGTAAGGATCATGTGTTTGTGTTAGGTAAGATTTCGTGGGATTTTAGGAGAAGCAGTGAGTCTCCTTGGGGGACTAGATTGTTAGAACTTGACAAAATGCAAAACCCCATTAAGCTCTTGATTGAAAGACAACCTTGGCACGTCAATGACATCGGAATTCCTCACCCAACCAATTTCCACCCACATTCAGACAATGATATAATCTCCTGGCAACTGAAAATCATTAGATCAAACCGCAAAAACCTTGTGAGTTTTGCTGGAGCAGCACGGGCTAATGCAGAGGACAACACTAGGTCAGCATTAATCAACCAATGCACTTCATTAGGTGATGggaaatgtcattttatgaaTTGCAGTTCTGTGAAGTGTGGTGAGGCTGAGTCAGTAATAGAACTTTTTGTGGAGTCTGAGTTTTGCCTACAGCCCCCAGGAGATAGTCCAACAAGAAAATCTGTTTTTGATTCGCTCATATCAGGTTGCATCCCTGTTCTCTTTGATCCTTTCACAGCTTATTACCAATATCCTTGGCACTTGCCCCATGACCATGATAAGTACTCCGTGTTTATGGACAAAAAAGAGTTGACACAAATGAATGTGGTGGAGAGACTGGCCAACATTTCgttaagagagagagaaaacatGAGGAGATATATTGTATACGAACTGTTGCCTGGATTGGTATATGGGAATTACAACGCTGAGCCTGACAAGTTTCAGGATGCGTTTGCCATTACAATGAACAATCTGTTTGAGAGGGTTAGCATGTTGGAGCAACCACACAAGGATTGA
- the LOC108335725 gene encoding FT-interacting protein 3, translating into MNNFKLGVDVVSAHNLLPKDGLGSSNAFVELYFDGQKYRTTIKEKDLNPVWNESFYFNISDPSNLHYLSLEVYVHSHSKATNSTSFLGKVSLTGTSFVPYSDAVVLHYPLEKRGIFSRVRGEIGLKVYITDDPTIKSSVPTSVVDSMPTNNPSSHAEVRAPASAMANSLPNEKVESRHTFHHLPNTNQHQHQHHHQQHSTGFADTHYVTKYEADEMKSEPQPMKLVRTGTSAQPVDFALKETSPYLGGGRVVGGRVIHKDKTASTYDLVERMYFLYVRVVKARELPAMDMTGSLDPFVEVRIGNYKGITRHFDKNQSPEWNQVFAFSRDRMQASILDVVIKDRDLIKDDFVGIVRFDINEVPLRVPPDSPLAPEWYRLEDKKGEKIKGELMLAVWIGTQADEAFSDAWHSDAATPVDSTHAISAVMRSKVYHAPRLWYVRVNIVEAQDLVPTEKNRFPDVYAKVQIGNQVLKTKTVPARTLSALWNEDLLFVAAEPFEDHLIISVEDRVSPGKDEIIGRVIIPLNSVERRADDRIIHSRWFNLEKPVAIDVDQLKKEKFSSRIQLRLCLDGGYHVLDESTHYSSDLRPTAKQLWKPPIGVLELGVLNAVGLHPMKTRDGRGTSDTYCVAKYGHKWVRTRTIVDNLSPKYNEQYTWEVFDHATVLTVGVFDNSQIGEKGNGTSKDLKVGKVRIRISTLETGRIYTHSYPLLVLHPTGVKKMGELHLAIRFSCTSLANMLYLYSCPLLPKMHYVRPFSVTQLDMLRHQAMNIVAARLGRAEPPLRKEVVEYMSDVDSHLWSMRRSKANFFRLMTVFSGVFAVGKWFGDICMWRNPITTVLVHVLFLMLVCFPELILPTVFLYMFLIGVWNFRYRPRYPPHMNTRISQAEAVHPDELDEEFDTFPTSRSPDLVRMRYDRLRSVAGRIQTVIGDLASQGERIQALLSWRDPRATSLFITLCLLSALVLYVTPFQAVAGLAGFYIMRHPRFRHRLPCVPINFFRRLPARTDSML; encoded by the coding sequence ATGAACAACTTCAAGTTAGGCGTAGATGTGGTTAGTGCTCACAATCTATTACCTAAAGATGGACTAGGTTCATCCAATGCCTTTGTGGAACTTTATTTTGATGGCCAGAAGTATCGTACGACCATCAAAGAAAAGGATCTTAACCCTGTTTGGAATGAGAGCTTCTACTTTAACATATCTGACCCTTCTAATCTTCACTATCTCTCACTTGAGGTCTATGTCCACAGCCATTCAAAGGCTACTAACTCCACTTCATTTCTTGGCAAGGTTAGCCTTACTGGGACTTCTTTTGTCCCATACTCTGATGCAGTTGTCTTGCATTATCCATTGGAAAAGCGTGGTATTTTCTCGCGTGTAAGAGGAGAGATTGGTCTTAAAGTTTACATCACTGATGACCCAACCATAAAATCATCTGTTCCAACTTCCGTTGTTGATTCCATGCCAACCAATAATCCTAGCTCACATGCAGAAGTTCGAGCACCTGCAAGCGCAATGGCAAACAGTTTACCAAATGAAAAGGTTGAGTCAAGGCACACATTCCATCATCTTCCTAACACAAACCAGCACCAGCACCAGCACCATCACCAGCAGCATTCAACTGGCTTTGCTGATACTCATTATGTAACAAAGTATGAAGCTGATGAAATGAAATCTGAACCACAACCCATGAAGCTAGTACGTACTGGTACATCAGCACAACCAGTTGATTTTGCACTTAAAGAAACTAGTCCATATCTGGGCGGGGGAAGAGTTGTTGGTGGTCGTGTTATTCATAAAGACAAAACAGCTAGTACGTATGATCTTGTTGAAAGGATGTATTTTCTGTATGTGAGGGTTGTCAAGGCTCGTGAGCTTCCTGCTATGGATATGACTGGGAGTCTTGATCCATTTGTTGAGGTGAGAATTGGCAATTACAAGGGCATTACCAGAcactttgataagaatcagagtcCAGAATGGAACCAGGTGTTTGCCTTTTCAAGGGACCGGATGCAAGCATCCATACTAGATGTTGTGATAAAGGACAGGGATCTCATCAAAGATGATTTTGTTGGCATTGTGAGGTTTGACATCAATGAGGTTCCTTTGAGAGTCCCACCAGATAGCCCTTTGGCTCCGGAGTGGTACCGTCTTGAGGACAAGAAAGGGGAGAAGATTAAAGGTGAGTTGATGCTTGCTGTCTGGATTGGTACTCAAGCAGATGAGGCTTTTTCAGATGCATGGCATTCAGATGCAGCCACACCTGTTGACAGCACACATGCTATCTCTGCAGTGATGCGTTCAAAGGTGTATCATGCGCCAAGGTTATGGTACGTACGTGTCAATATTGTGGAGGCACAAGACTTGGTTCCTACAGAAAAAAACCGTTTCCCAGATGTGTATGCCAAGGTGCAGATAGGAAACCAAGTgctgaaaacaaaaacagttcCGGCACGGACGCTGAGCGCACTCTGGAATGAGGATCTTTTATTTGTCGCTGCTGAACCTTTTGAAGATCATTTAATCATTTCAGTTGAAGATCGGGTTAGTCCTGGAAAAGATGAAATCATTGGGAGGGTCATCATACCACTGAACTCTGTGGAGAGGCGTGCGGATGATAGAATCATTCATTCTCGATGGTTCAACTTGGAAAAGCCAGTTGCTATAGATGTTGATCAGTTGAAGAAGGAAAAGTTCTCAAGCAGAATTCAGCTCCGGTTATGCCTAGATGGAGGATATCATGTTCTTGACGAGTCTACTCATTATAGCAGTGATCTCCGTCCCACAGCAAAGCAATTGTGGAAGCCACCAATTGGGGTTTTAGAGCTTGGAGTACTGAATGCTGTAGGACTCCACCCAATGAAAACAAGGGATGGTAGAGGCACATCTGACACATACTGTGTAGCAAAATATGGTCACAAATGGGTCAGAACAAGGACCATTGTTGACAATCTGAGTCCAAAATACAACGAGCAATACACTTGGGAGGTTTTTGATCATGCCACAGTTCTTACAGTTGGTGTCTTCGACAACAGCCAGATCGGGGAAAAGGGTAACGGTACTTCGAAGGACTTGAAAGTTGGGAAGGTCAGAATTCGCATCTCTACTTTAGAAACAGGAAGGATTTACACTCACTCATATCCATTGTTGGTTCTTCACCCAACTGGGGTTAAGAAGATGGGTGAACTTCACTTGGCAATACGATTTTCATGCACTTCTTTGGCAAACATGCTTTACTTGTACTCATGTCCACTGCTGCCTAAAATGCACTACGTTAGGCCTTTCTCCGTGACACAGCTAGACATGCTACGCCACCAAGCAATGAACATAGTGGCAGCACGACTCGGCCGAGCAGAGCCACCACTTCGCAAGGAAGTGGTGGAATACATGTCAGATGTGGACTCTCACCTTTGGAGCATGCGGCGAAGCAAGGCGAATTTCTTCAGACTGATGACTGTCTTCTCTGGTGTGTTTGCGGTTGGGAAGTGGTTCGGTGATATCTGCATGTGGAGAAATCCTATCACAACAGTGCTGGTTCATGTGCTGTTTCTCATGCTTGTGTGCTTCCCAGAATTGATCTTGCCCACTGTTTTTCTCTACATGTTTTTGATAGGGGTGTGGAACTTCAGATATAGACCAAGGTACCCTCCTCACATGAACACAAGAATCTCACAAGCTGAGGCAGTGCACCctgatgaattggatgaagagtTTGACACTTTCCCAACGAGCAGAAGCCCAGACCTTGTGAGAATGAGGTATGATCGCTTGAGGAGTGTGGCTGGAAGGATTCAAACAGTGATTGGGGATTTGGCCAGCCAGGGAGAAAGGATTCAGGCACTGTTAAGCTGGAGAGACCCTCGTGCTACATCCTTATTTATTACATTGTGTCTTCTATCTGCGTTGGTGCTCTATGTTACCCCTTTTCAAGCTGTGGCTGGTTTGGCAGGTTTCTACATCATGAGGCATCCAAGGTTTCGCCACAGGCTGCCATGTGTCCCAATAAACTTTTTCCGACGCCTCCCTGCAAGAACAGACAGTATGTTGTAG
- the LOC108334737 gene encoding probable copper-transporting ATPase HMA5 isoform X2 — translation MGEKLEGWECSSSFQCCGNLWPKAHYPSMTAVEAGKTVAELEGSESKVVLFGVTGMTCAACAGSVEKTIKRLPGIREAVVDVLNHKAQVLYFPSMVNEERIREAIEDAGFEAKVIEEDSNYTSTQICRIHIRGMTCTSCSSTIESALQSLRGVHKARVALATEEAEVHYDPKILTHNYLMEAIQGTGFEAILISTGEHMSKIELKIDGIKNDQSLGAIERSLRSFPGVETIDIYPDINKIAITYIPHMTGPRTFIEVIESTGSGCFKAVIFPNDEGREALRQQEINRYFKLFIWSLAFTIPVFLTSMVLMYIPGVKRVLDVKIVNMLNIGLLLRCDFATPVQFIIGRRFYVGAYKALRKGSANMDVLIALGTNAAYFYSLYVVERSVFSRHFKGNDFFETSSMLISFILLGKYLEVLAKGKTSQAIAKLMNLTPETATLLTQDDKGDVVSEKQIDIRLIQKDDVIKVVPGSKVASDGFVIWGQSHVNESMITGEGRPVAKRRGDMVIGGTMNENGVMHVKVTRVGSESALSQIVRLVESAQMAKAPVQKLADHISKYFVPLVIVLSLSTWLSWFLAGKLHAYPKSWIPSSMNYFELALQFGISVMVIACPCALGLATPTAVMVGTGVGATQGVLIKGGQALESAHKVNCIVFDKTGTLTVGKPVVVTTKLFKKMSIKDFYEFTAAAEVNSEHPIAKAIVEHAKKITEEQNHSWPEAHNFVSVSGHGVKAIVLNKDILVGNKKMMLDHNITISADAEEILAEAESLAQTGILVSLDGEVAGVLAVSDPLKPGANEVISILNSMKIKSIMVTGDNWGTANSIARQAGIETVIAEAQPETKATKIKELQVVCSRSCAEGEVVTGPWWCRGVACGGAVVVDWWFCGGVFLGEVSTECGEMWIILVCFSTHFVFCFGVDGWCIYYGCLNRKLVLVEDSVFC, via the exons ATGGGTGAGAAGTTAGAAGGTTGGGAGTGCAGTAGCAGTTTCCAGTGCTGTGGAAATTTGTGGCCTAAGGCACACTATCCTTCGATGACGGCGGTGGAAGCGGGAAAGACGGTGGCGGAATTAGAAGGATCAGAGAGCAAAGTGGTTTTGTTCGGCGTTACGGGAATGACGTGTGCTGCGTGCGCCGGATCCGTTGAGAAAACCATCAAACGCTTACCTGGAATCCGAGAGGCCGTTGTTGATGTCTTGAATCATAAAGCTCAGGTTCTTTACTTTCCTTCAATGGTTAAC GAGGAGAGGATACGCGAGGCCATTGAAGACGCTGGATTTGAAGCCAAAGTTATTGAAGAAGACTCCAACTACACCTCAACTCAAATATGCCGCATACACATACGAGGCATGACTTGTACCTCTTGCTCCTCCACTATCGAATCAGCTCTACAATCCCTTCGTGGGGTGCACAAGGCACGAGTGGCCTTAGCAACAGAAGAAGCAGAAGTCCACTATGACCCCAAAATCCTCACCCACAACTACCTAATGGAAGCTATACAAGGCACCGGGTTCGAAGCCATACTAATAAGCACAGGGGAACACATGAGCAAGATTGAACTTAAAATTGATGGCATTAAAAACGACCAATCCCTTGGTGCCATTGAGCGCTCTCTCCGTTCATTCCCTGGTGTTGAAACCATAGACATATATCCGGACATTAACAAAATTGCCATAACTTACATACCACACATGACAGGACCAAGAACCTTCATAGAAGTCATAGAATCCACTGGATCAGGGTGTTTTAAAGCGGTGATATTTCCAAACGATGAAGGAAGAGAAGCACTTAGACAACAGGAAATTAACCGATACTTCAAGCTTTTCATATGGAGTCTAGCTTTTACCATTCCTGTTTTCTTGACATCCATGGTCCTCATGTATATACCTGGAGTTAAACGTGTTTTGGATGTCAAAATTGTTAATATGTTGAATATTGGACTTCTCTTGAGGTGTGACTTTGCTACCCCGGTGCAGTTTATCATAGGTAGACGGTTCTATGTTGGGGCATATAAAGCGTTGCGCAAGGGTTCTGCTAACATGGATGTGTTGATAGCATTAGGGACAAATGCAGCATATTTCTATTCTCTCTATGTTGTGGAAAGATCTGTTTTCTCTCGGCATTTCAAAGGAAACGATTTCTTTGAGACCAGCTCTAtgcttatttcttttattctgtTGGGTAAGTATTTAGAAGTGTTAGCAAAGGGGAAGACATCTCAGGCGATTGCAAAGCTTATGAACTTGACACCTGAGACAGCGACCTTGTTAACTCAAGATGATAAGGGGGATGTTGTTagtgaaaaacaaattgatATTCGGTTGATACAAAAGGACGATGTGATCAAGGTGGTCCCTGGTTCAAAAGTAGCATCTGATGGCTTTGTCATATGGGGACAAAGTCATGTAAATGAGAGCATGATAACCGGAGAGGGAAGGCCTGTGGCAAAGAGGAGGGGTGATATGGTGATTGGAGGCACTATGAATGAGAATGGGGTTATGCATGTTAAGGTGACAAGAGTTGGATCCGAGAGTGCTCTCTCCCAGATCGTTCGTCTTGTTGAGTCAGCTCAGATGGCTAAAGCTCCAGTTCAAAAACTTGCAGAtcatatttctaaatattttgttCCTCTG GTCATTGTGCTTTCTCTTTCAACATGGCTCTCCTGGTTTCTAGCAGGAAAGTTACATGCATACCCGAAATCTTGGATACCATCCTCCATGAACTACTTTGAGCTTGCACTTCAGTTTGGTATTTCGGTCATGGTCATTGCCTGCCCTTGTGCTCTAGGCCTAGCCACTCCTACTGCTGTTATGGTTGGTACTGGAGTTGGTGCAACGCAAGGTGTTTTGATCAAAGGGGGCCAAGCACTAGAAAGTGCACACAAG GTGAATTGCATTGTGTTTGACAAAACAGGAACACTCACAGTTGGGAAGCCAGTGGTTGTAACTACAAAACTCTTCAAAAAGATGTCAATTAAAGATTTCTACGAATTTACTGCTGCAGCAGAG GTGAACAGCGAACATCCAATTGCTAAGGCCATTGTTGAGCACGCCAAGAAGATCACAGAAGAACAAAATCATTCCTGGCCAGAAGCACACAACTTTGTTTCTGTTTCAGGCCATGGAGTAAAGGCCATTGTTCTAAACAAGGATATATTGGTTGGGAATAAAAAGATGATGCTGGATCATAACATAACCATTTCAGCAGATGCTGAAGAAATACTAGCAGAAGCTGAAAGCCTGGCTCAAACTGGGATTTTAGTATCCTTGGATGGAGAAGTCGCTGGAGTTTTGGCTGTCTCAGATCCATTGAAACCTGGCGCCAATGAAGTTATTTCCATTCTTAATTCCATGAAAATTAAGAGCATCATGGTGACAGGTGATAACTGGGGTACTGCCAATTCCATTGCCAGACAAGCCGGTATTGAAACTGTCATAGCAGAGGCTCAACCAGAGACTAAagcaactaaaataaaagaactgCAG GTGGTGTGTTCCCGGAGTTGTGCGGAGGGAGAGGTCGTCACGGGTCCTTGGTGGTGCAGGGGGGTGGCTTGCGGTGGTGCTGTGGTGGTTGATTGGTGGTTCTGTGGTGGTGTTTTTCTTGGTGAGGTAAGCACCGAATGCGGTGAAATGTGGATAATTTTGGTATGTTTTTCAACccattttgtgttttgttttggtgTAGATGGATGGTGCATCTATTATGGGTGTTTGAATAGGAAGTTGGTGTTGGTGGAAGACAGTGTTTTTTGTTAG
- the LOC108334737 gene encoding probable copper-transporting ATPase HMA5 isoform X1 — translation MGEKLEGWECSSSFQCCGNLWPKAHYPSMTAVEAGKTVAELEGSESKVVLFGVTGMTCAACAGSVEKTIKRLPGIREAVVDVLNHKAQVLYFPSMVNEERIREAIEDAGFEAKVIEEDSNYTSTQICRIHIRGMTCTSCSSTIESALQSLRGVHKARVALATEEAEVHYDPKILTHNYLMEAIQGTGFEAILISTGEHMSKIELKIDGIKNDQSLGAIERSLRSFPGVETIDIYPDINKIAITYIPHMTGPRTFIEVIESTGSGCFKAVIFPNDEGREALRQQEINRYFKLFIWSLAFTIPVFLTSMVLMYIPGVKRVLDVKIVNMLNIGLLLRCDFATPVQFIIGRRFYVGAYKALRKGSANMDVLIALGTNAAYFYSLYVVERSVFSRHFKGNDFFETSSMLISFILLGKYLEVLAKGKTSQAIAKLMNLTPETATLLTQDDKGDVVSEKQIDIRLIQKDDVIKVVPGSKVASDGFVIWGQSHVNESMITGEGRPVAKRRGDMVIGGTMNENGVMHVKVTRVGSESALSQIVRLVESAQMAKAPVQKLADHISKYFVPLVIVLSLSTWLSWFLAGKLHAYPKSWIPSSMNYFELALQFGISVMVIACPCALGLATPTAVMVGTGVGATQGVLIKGGQALESAHKVNCIVFDKTGTLTVGKPVVVTTKLFKKMSIKDFYEFTAAAEVNSEHPIAKAIVEHAKKITEEQNHSWPEAHNFVSVSGHGVKAIVLNKDILVGNKKMMLDHNITISADAEEILAEAESLAQTGILVSLDGEVAGVLAVSDPLKPGANEVISILNSMKIKSIMVTGDNWGTANSIARQAGIETVIAEAQPETKATKIKELQASGYTVAMVGDGINDSPALVAADVGMAIGAGTDIAIEAADIVLMKSNLEDIIIAIDLANKTFSRIRLNYFWALGYNILAIPIAAGILYSSTRFRLPPWIAGAAMAASSLSVVCSSLLLKNYKRPSKLNNMEINGVKIE, via the exons ATGGGTGAGAAGTTAGAAGGTTGGGAGTGCAGTAGCAGTTTCCAGTGCTGTGGAAATTTGTGGCCTAAGGCACACTATCCTTCGATGACGGCGGTGGAAGCGGGAAAGACGGTGGCGGAATTAGAAGGATCAGAGAGCAAAGTGGTTTTGTTCGGCGTTACGGGAATGACGTGTGCTGCGTGCGCCGGATCCGTTGAGAAAACCATCAAACGCTTACCTGGAATCCGAGAGGCCGTTGTTGATGTCTTGAATCATAAAGCTCAGGTTCTTTACTTTCCTTCAATGGTTAAC GAGGAGAGGATACGCGAGGCCATTGAAGACGCTGGATTTGAAGCCAAAGTTATTGAAGAAGACTCCAACTACACCTCAACTCAAATATGCCGCATACACATACGAGGCATGACTTGTACCTCTTGCTCCTCCACTATCGAATCAGCTCTACAATCCCTTCGTGGGGTGCACAAGGCACGAGTGGCCTTAGCAACAGAAGAAGCAGAAGTCCACTATGACCCCAAAATCCTCACCCACAACTACCTAATGGAAGCTATACAAGGCACCGGGTTCGAAGCCATACTAATAAGCACAGGGGAACACATGAGCAAGATTGAACTTAAAATTGATGGCATTAAAAACGACCAATCCCTTGGTGCCATTGAGCGCTCTCTCCGTTCATTCCCTGGTGTTGAAACCATAGACATATATCCGGACATTAACAAAATTGCCATAACTTACATACCACACATGACAGGACCAAGAACCTTCATAGAAGTCATAGAATCCACTGGATCAGGGTGTTTTAAAGCGGTGATATTTCCAAACGATGAAGGAAGAGAAGCACTTAGACAACAGGAAATTAACCGATACTTCAAGCTTTTCATATGGAGTCTAGCTTTTACCATTCCTGTTTTCTTGACATCCATGGTCCTCATGTATATACCTGGAGTTAAACGTGTTTTGGATGTCAAAATTGTTAATATGTTGAATATTGGACTTCTCTTGAGGTGTGACTTTGCTACCCCGGTGCAGTTTATCATAGGTAGACGGTTCTATGTTGGGGCATATAAAGCGTTGCGCAAGGGTTCTGCTAACATGGATGTGTTGATAGCATTAGGGACAAATGCAGCATATTTCTATTCTCTCTATGTTGTGGAAAGATCTGTTTTCTCTCGGCATTTCAAAGGAAACGATTTCTTTGAGACCAGCTCTAtgcttatttcttttattctgtTGGGTAAGTATTTAGAAGTGTTAGCAAAGGGGAAGACATCTCAGGCGATTGCAAAGCTTATGAACTTGACACCTGAGACAGCGACCTTGTTAACTCAAGATGATAAGGGGGATGTTGTTagtgaaaaacaaattgatATTCGGTTGATACAAAAGGACGATGTGATCAAGGTGGTCCCTGGTTCAAAAGTAGCATCTGATGGCTTTGTCATATGGGGACAAAGTCATGTAAATGAGAGCATGATAACCGGAGAGGGAAGGCCTGTGGCAAAGAGGAGGGGTGATATGGTGATTGGAGGCACTATGAATGAGAATGGGGTTATGCATGTTAAGGTGACAAGAGTTGGATCCGAGAGTGCTCTCTCCCAGATCGTTCGTCTTGTTGAGTCAGCTCAGATGGCTAAAGCTCCAGTTCAAAAACTTGCAGAtcatatttctaaatattttgttCCTCTG GTCATTGTGCTTTCTCTTTCAACATGGCTCTCCTGGTTTCTAGCAGGAAAGTTACATGCATACCCGAAATCTTGGATACCATCCTCCATGAACTACTTTGAGCTTGCACTTCAGTTTGGTATTTCGGTCATGGTCATTGCCTGCCCTTGTGCTCTAGGCCTAGCCACTCCTACTGCTGTTATGGTTGGTACTGGAGTTGGTGCAACGCAAGGTGTTTTGATCAAAGGGGGCCAAGCACTAGAAAGTGCACACAAG GTGAATTGCATTGTGTTTGACAAAACAGGAACACTCACAGTTGGGAAGCCAGTGGTTGTAACTACAAAACTCTTCAAAAAGATGTCAATTAAAGATTTCTACGAATTTACTGCTGCAGCAGAG GTGAACAGCGAACATCCAATTGCTAAGGCCATTGTTGAGCACGCCAAGAAGATCACAGAAGAACAAAATCATTCCTGGCCAGAAGCACACAACTTTGTTTCTGTTTCAGGCCATGGAGTAAAGGCCATTGTTCTAAACAAGGATATATTGGTTGGGAATAAAAAGATGATGCTGGATCATAACATAACCATTTCAGCAGATGCTGAAGAAATACTAGCAGAAGCTGAAAGCCTGGCTCAAACTGGGATTTTAGTATCCTTGGATGGAGAAGTCGCTGGAGTTTTGGCTGTCTCAGATCCATTGAAACCTGGCGCCAATGAAGTTATTTCCATTCTTAATTCCATGAAAATTAAGAGCATCATGGTGACAGGTGATAACTGGGGTACTGCCAATTCCATTGCCAGACAAGCCGGTATTGAAACTGTCATAGCAGAGGCTCAACCAGAGACTAAagcaactaaaataaaagaactgCAG GCTTCTGGGTATACGGTGGCAATGGTGGGAGATGGCATCAACGACTCACCAGCACTTGTGGCAGCTGATGTTGGAATGGCAATAGGTGCTGGCACAGACATTGCAATTGAGGCAGCTGACATCGTTCTGATGAAGAGCAACTTGGAAGATATAATCATTGCCATTGACCTTGCAAACAAAACCTTCTCTCGTATACGTCTAAACTACTTTTGGGCTTTGGGTTACAATATCTTAGCCATCCCAATTGCAGCGGGCATTCTTTACTCATCCACTAGATTTCGCTTACCACCCTGGATTGCTGGAGCTGCAATGGCTGCCTCTTCTCTCAGTGTGGTTTGCTCATCCCTCTTGTTAAAGAATTACAAGAGACCTTCGAAGCTAAATAACATGGAGATAAATGGTGTAAAGATTGAATAA